ACGGCTTAGCTGAGATCAGTTTAGCAGAAGATGAGGTAGGTGTCGTTCAAGCAGAGCAACCGCTTTATACGTCCGATTTCCCAAATCAATTAGGTTCTTGGCAGGATATCGTAGGAAAAGCGGATAAAAGCAAGAATAGCAATGGTTTGGTAATTTCGAATACAAAACAAGGGACCAGCTTGGAGTCTGTTTCGCTAAACTTGAGCGCCGGTAAACAAACCTCTGGGGATCTTGAATATACCTTTTTGTATGAAGGACAGGCTAATTTTGGGTTAGTTTTTCGCGCAGATACGCAAAATTCAAGCAAATGGCAGTCTTTTGCTTACAATCGTGATGGACAATGGCAGTTAGGTCAGCCGGGTGGGAAATGGCTCACAAATATTCCAGGCCCAACGTTGATTTCCGGTCAACAGTACAAGCTGATGATTCGTTATGAAGGAAAAAGTATAAAAGCTTTTTTAAATGATCAGCTCTTCTATGAGAACAAGGAGGTCGTTTATCCAAATGGATCAGTTATTGACGGTGATTGGGAAGGCTATCCGGGGATTCGGATGTTCGGGAATTTATCAAAATTGACAGTTCTATCTATGCGAAGCGGCAAAGTAGGTAGTATTCCCGTAGTCGATCGCTCTGCCGAATATACACAGCTGAAAGAAAAATGGAGAAATCAGCTTGTCTCTGACCAGTATGATGCAACCAATCCGACGCTAGTCAAGTACGTTCAAACATTGTCTGAAGAGGCTGCTGAATTATATCAAACGATGAACAAATCAGCAGACCGCACGTATCTTTGGCCGTTGGAACAAGGAAATACAGCGTCAGCAGATCTAAGTACACAATTCATCAAACTGCAAAAATTAGCGTTGGCATACGGCACAAAAGGCAGCCCGATGTACCAAGATAAGACAGTTGAAGCAGCGATCATTGATGGACTAGATTTCATGGTGACTAAAAAAGGCTATGATGGAAAAAAATATCATGGTAACTGGTGGGACTGGCAAGTTGGCATCCCGCAAAAGTTTATTAGTACCTTAATGATCCTAGGAGATAATGTTCCAGAAGAAAAAATGGAGCAATACACAGCTGCGATGAGTGGATACGTACCAGATCCATTTAAACAATTATATACAAAAACACAAGGAACGTTTGTTGATTTAGCTTTTATCCCGAACTTCGTGACTTCTGGTGCAAATCGGACGGATCTAGCATTAACAGTTTTAGGTCTAGGCATCCTACAGAAAAATGAAGGTAAGATCACCCAAGCATCCAGCAGTATCGTCGATGTTTTCAAACTAGTCACAAAAGGGGATGGCTTTTACAAAGACGGCTCCTTTATTCAGCATAACAATATCCCATATACAGGTTCTTATGGGAATGTCTTAATGAAAGGCGTCGGACAAATTTTGGCGATCACCAAAGATTCCAGCTTTGAAATGGCGCCGGAGATCATGAATGAATTTGTGGAAAATGTCGATCGCGCCTTTCTCCCACTGATCTATAAAGGCGAGATGCTGCCGACAGTCAACGGCCGCTCGATTTCAAGAGCACCAGCAAAAACTAAAGTCGGCTATGGCTCAACTACGATTTACAATTTATTGATCGTCTCTAAATTTGCCCCAGCAGAGTATCAGAAGAAATTTCAGGAAGCAGCTAAATATTGGATCAAGGAAAATCCAGACTATTATTTAACGAATGCAAGAGATTTTAATGATCTGCAAATGACGATGACACTGTTGGATAATTCTGGAATTATTGGAGATACACTACCATTTATCGGAACAAAAATGTATGCTTCGATGGATCGATTTGTCCAAAGAACACCAGACTATATGATGGGCTTGGGTCTATACTCCAGTCGAATCTCTTCTTTTGAAGCAGGAAACAAAGAAAATAAACGCGGCTGGCATACGGCTGACGGCATGATGTACGTCTATAACGATGATGAGGTTCAATTTAATTCTGCCTACTGGCCGACAGTCGACCCCTATCGTTTACCAGGAACAACAGTAGATACAGTGGCACTAGCAGATGAAGTCTCTGCTTTTACAACTGTGACATCGAAAGAAAAATGGGTCGGCGGTGTTGACTTTGAAGGGCAGGCTGTGGTCGGAATGGCACTGAACAAGACTGGTACCAAAAATAATGGCACTCTCCTACCGATGAATCTTCAGGCTAAAAAATCTTGGTTTATCGTTGATGGACAAATTGTGGCATTAGGTGCAGGAATCAAAGGAGATACTACGGCATCCATTGAAACGATCGTGGATAATCGCTTGTTGAATGATGCCTACACGTATCAAGTATTATCTAATAATGGCAAAATCGAACAAGCCAGCGAAACAAGCAATAAGCAATGGCTATTGTTACAATCAGACCATCAAAACGCTAATCTAGGGTATTATTTTCCGCAAACAGCACCAGTCACTGTCATTAGTGAAACACGCAAGGGCAGTTATGTACAAATCAACGAAGCCTTTCCTAGCAATGAGCAATATACAGGAAACTACCGTAAATTTGTGATCGACCATGGAAAAAATCCAACGAATGAAAGCTATGCTTACGTGACACTCCCAGGCATCGATGAAGCAGGCCTAAAAGCATATGCGGCAGAAAAACCAGTAACGATTTTAGCGAACACGGCTGAGGTTCAAGCAATAGAATTACCACAAAAACAGTATTTAGGTGTCAATATTTGGAAAGAAACGGGCAGCAGCATTGCTGGGATCACTTCAGATAAAGCGGTCTCCTTGCTGAAAAAAACAACGGACAAGAAGCAAACCTATGTATTCTCGGATCCGACCCAAACAACCACAACAATGACATTGAAATTGCCGAAAAATTACAGTAAAATCATAAGCCAAAGCGAAGGGATTTCATATGATGCTGCGACAGATACATTTACTGTCACCTTTGAACAGAAAGATGGCGGCAGTAAACAAATCGTAGTGGAATAAAAACTCATTAACAAATGATGATACTCTGTTTTAGCTCTTTAAAATAAGAGCTTGCAGAGTGTCTTTTTTTATTTGGTGATTCGTGAACTAATCTGCATAAATAGACTTCCGCCCAAAGTGATGAGTGCCAGGGTAAAAAACACCTTCTGAGCAGCAGCTAAAGAAAAAACTTGAATCAAATAGGCGCCTACGACAGGACCAAGTGAGTTGCCTAGTTTCGGTATCTCAGCCAAGCCAAAGTAAAGGCCTTTTTTTCCTTGAGGAGCCAGCTGATCCACTAAATAATCAAATCTGACGCCAAGAAACAGCTCTCCCAAACTATAAGACAAAACGATCAAAAAAAATACGAAGAGCATCGTTGCATTTGGCAATAAGAACAGACTGCCGGCGAATAAGACATTACTGATGATCATCGCAGAAAAAGAAGAAATACGTTTGGCGAATCTCATGATCGGAAATTGCAGCAATAAGATCACAGCCGCATTGATCATCAACATCGAGCTATATAATGTGGCACCTGAAGAAAAGAAAGAATGAGTAGTAAGAAATTGCGGCACGGTTGAATTGAATTGTGCATAACTGAAATAAGAAAACGTGACCCCAATCAACAGGAACACATAAGCATAAATAGATGGCGTACGTTCTTTGCTGATCACGGTACATGTCTCAGTTCGCTGTTCAGAAATAAGCGGTACTTTTCGCATGGTGAGGAGTGCTGTCAGCCCGTAAACAATATAAATCCCGCCCAGAATCAGATAAGAAACAAGCGAGGAAGTTCCAGTGAAAAGCAAATTCAATAAAGGCCCCAAAAAAGCACCGAGATTGATAGCGGCATATCTGAAATTATAGACGGATAACCGTTGTTCAGCTGGTGAAAATAAAGACAACGTCCGTTTAGCTGTGGGCTCGAATATAACGTAACAAAAGCCGTTTAACGCATTAAGAACTAGAAACTGAGGAAACGTGGTAGCAAAGAAGAAGCTGATAAAAATAATTCCCCAAAAAATAGGTGTATAGATCAAGAGCGTATAGAACCTGATTTTGTCAGATAAATACCCGCCAACAGGACTACACAAAACACTTACTAAAGGATTGATACCAAGAATATAGCCGATCTCGATCGCTGAAAAGTGACAGCTATTAGATAAGTAAATCACTAAAAAAGGCGCGCTCATAAAAAGTGCGATACGTGTAAATAAGGTGCCTAAAAGAATTGTTTTTACCTGAGCATTCATTTTTTTGATCATAATGACCTCCATACGATTTTTAAGTATGGTATCATAAGCAAAAATGAATTAGATTTTTTGTTGCGTATACGCACATGAGGGAGAATGATATGACGCAATATGGACAAACGATCAAAACGATCAGAAAGTCACGAGGACTTAGTCAGGCGGCTTTATGTACTGGAATCATGAGCCGTTCAAATCTATCCAGATTTGAACATCAGCTGTATATTCCAAGCTTTGATAAGGTGTTGCAATTGCTTGAACGATTGACGGTGACTTTAGATGAATTTATCTACATCGACCGTGGATTTTTGCCAAGTAGATACGATTATTTTTACAAAAAACTAATTCGTGCAGAAAATTATAGGCAGAAAGAAGCGTTAGTAGAAGTTGCGAAACAAATTGCTGAAAATAAAGAAGAAAGCAGTCAGTTTTATGAATTATTTTTACTAGCTCAGTTAACGTTACTTGAAAATGAGCTGCCGGCAGTACTAACGAAAAAAGAAATTTCGGCCTTTATGCGGCCAGTACTCTTTGAGATAGAAAATTGGTTGTTTTATGATTTTAGACGATTGAACAATTTTATCCAGCTCTTCGAACTGGAAGAAGCGATCTTTCTATATGATCGTGCGCTTGCTGAGTTCGCTAAATATGAAGGACTTCCTAAGGAAAATAATATCAAGATCCATCTATCTTTAAATGTAGGCCAATTACTGCTGGAGCATCAGCAAGTAGAGAAGGCGGAAATCTATTTCAAACAAGCGAAACAATATGCGCGGCAACAGAACAAGCTATATCAAGAATTACTTAGCGATCTATTTATCGAAAAAGTTATTCGTAAAAAGGAACAAAACGCATCAAGTTCCTCACTTTCAGGCTTGATGACGGATATGAAGCAGCTAGGTTATGAATCAGTTGTTCATTCTTTGCAGACCTACGCCAAATAAAAATCAGTATTTTCTATTGACTTTCATTAAAAAACGCAGTAAACTTTAAATGTAACATAAATAGTTACTTTTAAATTGGAGTGATAGACATGGCCATGTCGACGAAATTAAGTGTTGCGATTCATATCCT
This sequence is a window from Enterococcus wangshanyuanii. Protein-coding genes within it:
- a CDS encoding helix-turn-helix domain-containing protein, with protein sequence MTQYGQTIKTIRKSRGLSQAALCTGIMSRSNLSRFEHQLYIPSFDKVLQLLERLTVTLDEFIYIDRGFLPSRYDYFYKKLIRAENYRQKEALVEVAKQIAENKEESSQFYELFLLAQLTLLENELPAVLTKKEISAFMRPVLFEIENWLFYDFRRLNNFIQLFELEEAIFLYDRALAEFAKYEGLPKENNIKIHLSLNVGQLLLEHQQVEKAEIYFKQAKQYARQQNKLYQELLSDLFIEKVIRKKEQNASSSSLSGLMTDMKQLGYESVVHSLQTYAK
- a CDS encoding polysaccharide lyase 8 family protein → MKMSGRVLVAAGSLLLFSSGIYGLAEISLAEDEVGVVQAEQPLYTSDFPNQLGSWQDIVGKADKSKNSNGLVISNTKQGTSLESVSLNLSAGKQTSGDLEYTFLYEGQANFGLVFRADTQNSSKWQSFAYNRDGQWQLGQPGGKWLTNIPGPTLISGQQYKLMIRYEGKSIKAFLNDQLFYENKEVVYPNGSVIDGDWEGYPGIRMFGNLSKLTVLSMRSGKVGSIPVVDRSAEYTQLKEKWRNQLVSDQYDATNPTLVKYVQTLSEEAAELYQTMNKSADRTYLWPLEQGNTASADLSTQFIKLQKLALAYGTKGSPMYQDKTVEAAIIDGLDFMVTKKGYDGKKYHGNWWDWQVGIPQKFISTLMILGDNVPEEKMEQYTAAMSGYVPDPFKQLYTKTQGTFVDLAFIPNFVTSGANRTDLALTVLGLGILQKNEGKITQASSSIVDVFKLVTKGDGFYKDGSFIQHNNIPYTGSYGNVLMKGVGQILAITKDSSFEMAPEIMNEFVENVDRAFLPLIYKGEMLPTVNGRSISRAPAKTKVGYGSTTIYNLLIVSKFAPAEYQKKFQEAAKYWIKENPDYYLTNARDFNDLQMTMTLLDNSGIIGDTLPFIGTKMYASMDRFVQRTPDYMMGLGLYSSRISSFEAGNKENKRGWHTADGMMYVYNDDEVQFNSAYWPTVDPYRLPGTTVDTVALADEVSAFTTVTSKEKWVGGVDFEGQAVVGMALNKTGTKNNGTLLPMNLQAKKSWFIVDGQIVALGAGIKGDTTASIETIVDNRLLNDAYTYQVLSNNGKIEQASETSNKQWLLLQSDHQNANLGYYFPQTAPVTVISETRKGSYVQINEAFPSNEQYTGNYRKFVIDHGKNPTNESYAYVTLPGIDEAGLKAYAAEKPVTILANTAEVQAIELPQKQYLGVNIWKETGSSIAGITSDKAVSLLKKTTDKKQTYVFSDPTQTTTTMTLKLPKNYSKIISQSEGISYDAATDTFTVTFEQKDGGSKQIVVE
- a CDS encoding MFS transporter, with amino-acid sequence MIKKMNAQVKTILLGTLFTRIALFMSAPFLVIYLSNSCHFSAIEIGYILGINPLVSVLCSPVGGYLSDKIRFYTLLIYTPIFWGIIFISFFFATTFPQFLVLNALNGFCYVIFEPTAKRTLSLFSPAEQRLSVYNFRYAAINLGAFLGPLLNLLFTGTSSLVSYLILGGIYIVYGLTALLTMRKVPLISEQRTETCTVISKERTPSIYAYVFLLIGVTFSYFSYAQFNSTVPQFLTTHSFFSSGATLYSSMLMINAAVILLLQFPIMRFAKRISSFSAMIISNVLFAGSLFLLPNATMLFVFFLIVLSYSLGELFLGVRFDYLVDQLAPQGKKGLYFGLAEIPKLGNSLGPVVGAYLIQVFSLAAAQKVFFTLALITLGGSLFMQISSRITK